One region of Culex pipiens pallens isolate TS chromosome 2, TS_CPP_V2, whole genome shotgun sequence genomic DNA includes:
- the LOC120413861 gene encoding WD repeat-containing protein 82: MKLIDSVVRSFKVAKVFRENTDKINAIDFSANGEMLISCSEDDQIVLYDCEKGTQIRTVNSKKYGVDLIHFTHANNTAIHSSTKVDDTIRYLSLHDNKYLRYFPGHTKKVISLNISPVEDTFLSGSLDKTLRLWDLRSPNCQGVMHLNGRPVAAYDPEGLIFAAGVNSESIKLYDLRSFDKGPFVTFKLNQEKECDWTGLKFSRDGKTILISTNGSIIRLIDAFHGTPLQTFTGHLNNKGIPIEASFSPDSQFIFSGSTDGRVHVWNADTGYKICVLNGDHPGPIQCVQFNPKFMMLASACTNMAFWLPTAEDS, translated from the exons ATGAAGCTGATCGACTCGGTCGTTCGCAGCTTCAAAGTGGCCAAAGTGTTCCGGGAAAACACGGACAAGATCAACGCGATCGACTTCTCGGCCAACGGGGAGATGCTGATAAGTTGCAGCGAGGACGACCAGATCGTGCTGTACGATTGCGAGAAGGGCACGCAGATCCGGACGGTCAACTCGAAGAAGTACGGGGTCGATTTGATCCACTTTACACACGCCAACAACACGGCCATCCACAGTTCGACGAAGGTTGATGATACGATCCGGTATTTGAGTCTGCACGACAACAAGTATTTGCGGTACTTTCCGGGCCACACGAAGAAGGTCATTTCGTTGAACATTTCGCCGGTGGAGGACACTTTTTTGTCGGGGTCGTTGGACAAAACGCTGCGGCTGTGGGATTTGAGGTCGCCGAATTGTCAGGGGGTTATGCACCTGAACGGGCGTCCCGTTGCGGCGTACGATCCGGAGGGGCTCATCTTTGCGGCCGGGGTCAACTCCGAGAGCATCAAGCTGTACGATTTGCGGTCCTTCGACAAGGGACCGTTCGTGACGTTCAAGTTGAACCAGGAGAAGGAGTGCGACTGGACGGGACTGAAGTTCTCCCGGGACGGCAAGACCATCCTGATTAGTACGAACGGGTCCATTATCCGGCTGATTGACGCGTTTCACGGAACGCCGCTGCAGACATTCACTG GCCACCTCAACAACAAGGGCATCCCGATCGAGGCCTCGTTCAGTCCGGACTCGCAGTTCATCTTCTCGGGCAGTACGGATGGGCGGGTGCACGTGTGGAACGCCGACACGGGCTACAAGATTTGCGTGCTGAATGGGGACCATCCGGGGCCGATTCAGTGTGTGCAGTTCAATCCCAAGTTTATGATGCTGGCGTCGGCCTGTACGAATATGGCGTTTTGGTTGCCGACGGCGGAGGATTCGTAA
- the LOC120413844 gene encoding mitochondrial ribosome-associated GTPase 2, with translation MFSPLFRNISGCLRTARVLPVIQANANFSSKRVAIALRSKKAKSDKPTTQYFVDCKHVRTIGGKGGDGCVSFLRLWCNENAGPDGGDGGNGGHVVLQASADVRDLNHVTVQLNADAGDNGRNKDCHGKNAGHTVVKVPLGTIVKSGEGKVVGDLDREGTMFVAARGGAGGKGNHFFISDLEQAPQVAEFGAQGEDKSYVLELRSMAHVGFIGLPNAGKSTLLRAISRARPKVAAYPFTTLKPHLGMVQYDDYEQIAVADLPGLIPDSHKNKGLGIQFLKHAERCNILLFVVDASAAEPWNAYHTLMHELTMFSEELAERPKMIIANKIDLPGAEENVQLLEHHVDVPVVPISAKMGTNVAELLREIRIIYDGVKKEEEGKGRVSE, from the exons ATGTTCTCGCCGCTGTTCAGAAACATTTCCGGCTGCTTGCGGACCGCCCGAGTTCTTCCAGTAATTCAGGCAAATGCAAATTTCTCCTCAAAACGCGTTGCGATCGCCCTTCGCAGCAAGAAAGCCAAATCCGACAAACCAACG ACCCAGTACTTTGTGGACTGCAAGCACGTGCGCACGATCGGCGGCAAGGGCGGCGACGGGTGCGTGTCCTTTCTGCGGCTTTGGTGCAACGAAAACGCCGGTCCGGATGGCGGAGACGGTGGGAATGGTGGCCACGTGGTGCTGCAGGCTAGCGCGGATGTTCGGGATTTGAACCATGTTACGGTGCAGTTGAATGCGGATGCGGGGGACAACGGGCGGAACAAGGATTGTCACGGGAAGAACGCCGGTCACACGGTGGTCAAGGTTCCGCTGGGGACGATTGTGAAGAGTGGCGAGGGGAAGGTCGTGGGGGATTTGGATAGGGAAGGGACGATGTTTGTGGCGGCGAGGGGTGGTGCCGGGGGGAAGGGGAACCACTTTTTCATCAGTGATTTGGAGCAGGCGCCGCAGGTTGCGGAGTTTGGGGCACAGGGGGAGGACAAGTCGTACGTGTTGGAGCTGCGGAGTATGGCGCATGTTGGGTTTATTGGACTGCCGAACGCGGGGAAGAGCACGCTGTTGAGGGCGATTTCGAGGGCACGACCGAAGGTGGCCGCGTATCCGTTTACGACGTTGAAGCCGCACTTGGGGATGGTCCAGTACGATGATTACGAGCAGATTGCGGTGGCGGATTTGCCCGGGTTGATTCCGGACTCGCACAAGAACAAGGGACTCGGGATTCAGTTTTTGAAGCACGCGGAGCGATGTAACATTTTGCTGTTTGTGGTCGATGCCTCGGCGGCGGAACCGTGGAACGCCTATCACACGTTGATGCACGAGCTGACCATGTTCAGTGAAGAGTTGGCGGAGCGGCCAAAGATGATTATTGCGAACAAGATTGATTTGCCCGGGGCGGAGGAGAATGTGCAGCTGCTGGAGCACCACGTGGATGTTCCGGTGGTGCCGATTAGCGCCAAGATGGGAACGAATGTGGCGGAGCTGCTGCGGGAGATACGAATCATCTATGATGGGGTGAAAAAGGAGGAAGAGGGGAAGGGAAGGGTATCCGAGTAG
- the LOC120413843 gene encoding alanine--tRNA ligase, cytoplasmic, whose product MDTSLTAKQIRNIFLDFFKEKEHLYVHSSSTIPLDDPTLLFANAGMNQFKPIFLGTADPNSEMSKWVRTANTQKCIRAGGKHNDLDDVGKDVYHHTFFEMLGNWSFGDYFKKEICTWAWELLTERLKLPSDRLYVTYFGGHPESGLEPDLECREIWLKLGVKEEHILPGSMKDNFWEMGETGPCGPCSELHFDRIGGRSVPELVNMDDPDVLEIWNLVFIQFNREQDGSLKLLPKKHIDCGMGYERLVSVIQDKRSNYDTDVFVPLFQAIQKGTGAPDYQGRVGAEDVDGVDMAYRVLADHARTITIALADGGFPDNTGRGYVLRRILRRAVRYASEKLNGKPGFFATLVDTVVELLGDTFPEVKKDPQHIKNIINEEEQQFLKTLSRGRNLLNRTIAKLGDSKVIPGDVAWRLYDTYGFPVDLTGLMAEEKNMTIDMEGYEKAKHQSYIISQGKEKSKAATVDLDVHAISELQEKKVPTTNDTFKYHYKAESIDPLAAYVFEPCTGKVLALRYNNAFVDEVQAGQECAVILDKTNFYAESGGQIYDQGYLLKVNDESTEFNVNLVYNRGGYVLHIGVVEGVLRVGDEVACHMDVVRRQLTMKNHSATHALNHSLLKVLGLDTDQRGSLVVPEKLRFDFTNKAAMTIEQVAEAERLTREVVKKNMQVYAKESKLASAKAIKGLRSVFDEVYPDPVRVISFGVPVEDLEANPEGVAGTETSVEFCGGTHLHQSGHMVDFVITTEEAIAKGIRRIVALTGPEAIKALKKTELLEGELNALKATIDADKTGADSREHVKKIVELNEDVSQAVIPYVKKDEIRNQLKSLKKTLDDKERAARAAVATTVVEAAKELCAANKDAPFIVHRLEAFSNTKALDSALKEVRKLNVEQSALFVSSDPDTKKIFCLASVPKSAVEKGLKANEWISHISPSMGGKGGGKPESAQASGGAFDKVEEILELARAFAASKLG is encoded by the coding sequence ATGGACACGTCGCTGACCGCCAAGCAGATCCGGAACATTTTCCTGGACTTTTTCAAGGAGAAGGAGCATCTGTACGTGCACTCGTCGTCGACGATTCCGTTGGACGATCCGACGCTGCTGTTTGCGAACGCCGGCATGAACCAGTTTAAGCCGATTTTCCTGGGGACCGCGGATCCGAACAGCGAAATGTCCAAGTGGGTGCGGACGGCGAACACGCAAAAGTGCATCCGCGCCGGGGGCAAGCACAACGATCTGGACGACGTCGGAAAGGACGTTTATCATCATACGTTCTTCGAGATGTTGGGCAATTGGTCGTTTGGCGATTACTTCAAGAAGGAGATTTGTACGTGGGCGTGGGAGCTGTTGACGGAGCGGTTGAAGCTTCCGAGCGATCGACTGTACGTGACTTATTTCGGGGGGCATCCGGAATCGGGGCTGGAACCGGATCTGGAGTGTCGGGAGATTTGGCTGAAGTTGGGGGTTAAGGAGGAGCACATTCTGCCGGGAAGCATGAAGGACAACTTCTGGGAGATGGGCGAAACGGGCCCGTGCGGACCGTGTTCGGAGTTGCACTTTGACCGGATTGGTGGGCGGAGTGTGCCGGAACTGGTGAACATGGACGATCCGGACGTGTTGGAGATTTGGAATTTGGTGTTTATCCAGTTTAATCGCGAGCAGGACGGTTCGTTGAAGTTGCTGCCGAAGAAGCACATCGATTGCGGCATGGGTTACGAGCGGTTGGTGTCGGTCATCCAGGACAAGCGGTCCAACTACGATACGGACGTGTTTGTGCCGCTGTTCCAGGCAATTCAGAAGGGAACCGGAGCTCCGGACTATCAGGGGCGTGTTGGAGCAGAGGATGTCGACGGCGTTGATATGGCCTATCGTGTGTTGGCCGACCACGCCCGTACCATCACGATTGCGTTGGCCGACGGTGGATTCCCGGACAACACCGGTCGTGGTTACGTGCTGCGACGAATTCTGCGTCGTGCCGTTCGTTACGCCAGCGAGAAACTCAACGGAAAGCCCGGATTCTTCGCAACCCTGGTGGACACCGTCGTTGAACTGCTCGGGGACACTTTCCCCGAGGTCAAGAAGGATCCGCAGCACATCAAGAACATTATCAACGAGGAGGAGCAGCAGTTCCTGAAGACGTTGAGTCGCGGTCGCAACCTGCTGAACCGCACCATTGCGAAGCTCGGAGACAGCAAGGTCATCCCCGGGGACGTCGCTTGGCGGCTGTACGACACGTACGGATTCCCCGTCGATTTGACCGGACTGATGGCCGAGGAGAAGAACATGACCATCGACATGGAGGGCTACGAAAAGGCCAAACATCAGTCGTACATCATTTCGCAGGGCAAGGAAAAGAGCAAGGCGGCCACGGTAGATCTGGACGTGCACGCCATCTCGGAACTGCAGGAGAAGAAGGTCCCAACGACGAACGATACGTTCAAGTATCACTACAAGGCGGAGAGCATCGATCCGTTGGCCGCGTACGTCTTTGAACCGTGCACCGGAAAGGTCCTCGCTCTGCGCTACAACAACGCCTTCGTCGATGAAGTCCAGGCCGGCCAGGAATGCGCCGTCATCCTGGACAAGACGAACTTTTACGCCGAATCCGGAGGTCAGATCTACGACCAGGGCTACCTGCTGAAGGTCAACGACGAAAGCACCGAGTTCAACGTGAACCTGGTTTACAACCGCGGCGGTTACGTTCTGCACATCGGAGTCGTCGAAGGAGTCCTGCGCGTTGGCGATGAAGTGGCCTGCCACATGGACGTCGTCCGTCGTCAGCTGACCATGAAGAACCACTCGGCCACGCACGCCCTCAACCACTCGCTGCTGAAGGTGCTCGGACTGGACACCGACCAGCGCGGTTCTCTGGTCGTCCCCGAAAAACTCCGCTTCGATTTCACCAACAAAGCCGCCATGACCATCGAACAGGTCGCCGAAGCCGAACGCCTCACCCGCGAAGTGGTCAAGAAGAACATGCAAGTGTACGCGAAAGAGTCCAAACTGGCCTCCGCCAAAGCCATCAAGGGACTCCGCTCCGTTTTCGACGAAGTCTACCCCGATCCGGTGCGCGTAATTTCCTTCGGCGTCCCCGTCGAAGATCTGGAAGCCAACCCGGAAGGCGTCGCCGGCACGGAAACCTCCGTCGAGTTCTGCGGTGGAACCCACCTCCATCAATCCGGCCACATGGTCGACTTTGTCATCACGACCGAGGAGGCCATCGCCAAGGGAATCCGACGAATCGTCGCCCTCACCGGACCGGAAGCCATCAAAGCCCTCAAGAAAACCGAACTGCTCGAGGGCGAACTCAACGCCCTGAAGGCGACCATCGACGCCGACAAGACCGGCGCAGATTCCCGCGAGCACGTCAAAAAGATCGTCGAACTCAACGAGGACGTCTCCCAAGCCGTCATCCCGTACGTGAAAAAGGACGAAATCCGTAACCAGCTGAAATCGCTCAAGAAAACCCTCGACGACAAGGAACGTGCCGCGCGCGCCGCCGTCGCCACCACCGTCGTCGAAGCGGCCAAGGAACTGTGCGCCGCCAACAAGGACGCGCCCTTCATCGTACACCGTCTGGAAGCGTTCAGCAACACAAAGGCCCTCGACTCTGCCCTCAAGGAGGTGCGCAAACTGAACGTTGAACAGTCCGCCCTGTTCGTCTCCTCCGATCCGGACACGAAAAAGATCTTCTGCCTGGCGTCGGTTCCGAAGTCGGCGGTTGAAAAGGGACTCAAGGCGAACGAGTGGATTTCGCACATTTCGCCGAGCATGGGAGGAAAGGGCGGTGGCAAGCCAGAGTCGGCTCAGGCTTCCGGCGGGGCGTTCGACAAGGTGGAGGAGATTTTGGAGCTGGCTCGTGCGTTTGCCGCATCGAAGCTGGGTTAG
- the LOC120413863 gene encoding aspartate--tRNA ligase, mitochondrial isoform X1, whose product MMTGCSRFRSLVPTIHRLLLAKTEPFRIATSSSSIRFCSAAMEDVKRRRLSLGNQLARSSPKKVSCSKLNTGSVGDLVLIEGDVVESRDSGRCLDIVDTTGSVRLTAPNSLRTQLAKMHRTDRVTVVGRVRARPDPERSEGERTGDIEVLVERILGMGRDSINLAEGGYAKVEWPEGLSALDVTEQERGKCSSESILEYFRRREYTCAVFRRHDIGRQVHLVGWLEDGGHLPDRMMLRDSYGAIQLRVSTIPEEHRNGIPENAVILATGTIRARPTMAKGLPTGTVEVYVDELEVLDPNKPYENPVSTRRLNINRFTDRTHNCGQLRASHAGQKVTLCGWLEYVRMNMFFTLRDGYGSTQVVVPEAVTNTVKLDGIPFESILKVTGTVVKRPYGQENGQQATGEIEVIMDSVEVLNPARSRLPIDIQEHNQAKEFLRIEHRYIDLRSAKLQHNLRLRSQIIMKMREFMINRCGFIEVETPTLFRRTPGGAQEFVVPTRKPDHFYSLVQSPQQFKQMLMSGAIDRYFQVARCYRDEATRPDRQPEFTQLDLELSFTDRHQIMSLVEGILDASWPSQLHPLQLPFPRMTYQEAMSRYGCDKPDTRFGLDLRDLSTILSSNEKMRHGVATPDFGAFAIVAKPPNGNPKTFKTALTKVLKEYPRCKFAVSVVSDSWTESSIVNLFGVRETAEIKERLKLGTGDLMLLGYGKASEAQEMMGRVRLALYTELEERNLRVTRSVLAPNFLWIVDFPMFAANEETGQLETVHHPFTTAHPEDMHKLRSKQDLASIRSQSFDLVWNGMEIGGGSVRIHEAALQRMVLADILQIEHSHLQHLLDALESGCPPHGGFAIGLDRYISLICRAKSIREVIAFPKTINGKDPLSKAPVRITDEEKRLYHIRTVDVGEGEGEEEEKVES is encoded by the exons ATGATGACCGGCTGCAGCAGATTCCGGTCGCTTGTTCCGACGATCCACCGGCTGTTGCTTGCAAAAACTGAACCGTTCCGGATAGCTACTTCTTCGTCGTCAATC AGATTCTGTTCCGCCGCCATGGAGGACGTCAAGCGGCGCCGGTTGTCGCTGGGGAACCAGCTGGCGCGATCCTCGCCGAAGAAGGTCTCGTGCAGCAAACTGAATACGGGTAGCGTGGGCGATTTGGTGCTGATCGAGGGCGATGTGGTGGAATCGCGCGACTCGGGCCGGTGCCTGGACATTGTGGACACGACGGGGTCGGTCCGGCTGACGGCGCCGAATTCGCTGCGGACGCAGCTCGCGAAGATGCACCGGACGGATCGGGTTACGGTGGTGGGGCGGGTGCGGGCCAGGCCGGATCCGGAGCGGAGCGAGGGGGAGCGGACGGGGGACATTGAGGTGCTGGTGGAGCGGATCTTGGGGATGGGGAGGGATTCGATTAATTTGGCGGAGGGGGGGTACGCGAAGGTGGAGTGGCCCGAGGGGTTGTCGGCGCTGGATGTGACGGAGCAGGAGCGCGGCAAGTGCTCGTCGGAGagtattttggagtattttcggCGGAGGGAGTACACTTGCGCGGTGTTCCGGCGGCACGATATTGGGCGGCAGGTGCACTTGGTTGGGTGGTTGGAGGATGGGGGTCATCTGCCGGATCGGATGATGTTGCGGGATAGTTATGGGGCGATTCAGCTGAGGGTTAGCACGATTCCGGAGGAGCACAGGAACGGGATTCCGGAAAATGCTGTGATTCTGGCGACTGGGACGATTCGGGCACGGCCGACAATGGCAAAGGGTCTGCCAACGGGAACCGTTGAGGTTTACGTGGACGAGCTGGAGGTGCTGGATCCGAACAAACCTTACGAGAATCCGGTTTCGACGCGTCGACTCAACATAAACCGTTTTACGGACCGAACCCACAATTGCGGGCAACTCCGCGCGAGTCACGCTGGCCAGAAGGTCACGCTGTGCGGTTGGCTCGAGTATGTTCGGATGAACATGTTCTTCACGCTGCGCGACGGCTACGGATCGACGCAGGTCGTCGTGCCGGAAGCGGTCACCAACACGGTCAAGCTGGACGGAATCCCCTTCGAGAGCATCCTCAAAGTGACCGGAACGGTCGTGAAGCGTCCGTACGGACAGGAGAATGGGCAGCAAGCGACGGGCGAGATCGAGGTCATTATGGACAGCGTTGAAGTGTTGAATCCGGCACGATCGCGTCTCCCGATCGACATCCAGGAGCACAACCAAGCCAAAGAGTTCCTCCGGATCGAGCACCGGTACATCGACCTGCGTTCCGCCAAACTCCAGCACAATCTTCGCCTCCGCTCGCAGATCATCATGAAGATGCGCGAGTTCATGATCAACCGGTGCGGCTTCATAGAGGTCGAAACGCCGACCCTGTTCCGGCGAACTCCCGGCGGTGCCCAGGAATTCGTCGTTCCAACCCGCAAACCGGACCACTTTTACTCGCTCGTCCAGAGTCCGCAGCAGTTCAAGCAGATGCTCATGTCCGGAGCGATCGATCGGTACTTCCAGGTGGCACGCTGCTACCGCGACGAAGCGACCCGCCCGGACCGTCAACCCGAGTTCACCCAACTCGACCTGGAGCTGTCCTTCACGGACCGCCACCAAATCATGTCCCTCGTCGAAGGCATCCTCGACGCGTCCTGGCCAAGTCAACTCCACCCCCTCCAACTGCCCTTCCCCCGGATGACCTACCAGGAGGCCATGTCCCGGTACGGCTGCGACAAACCCGACACCCGATTCGGTCTGGATCTGCGCGATCTCTCAACAATCCTCTCGTCCAACGAAAAAATGCGCCACGGCGTCGCCACCCCAGATTTCGGCGCCTTCGCCATCGTGGCCAAACCGCCCAACGGAAATCCGAAAACCTTCAAGACGGCGCTCACCAAAGTGCTCAAGGAGTACCCGCGGTGCAAGTTCGCCGTCAGTGTCGTGTCCGACAGCTGGACCGAGTCGTCGATCGTGAACCTGTTCGGAGTGCGCGAAACCGCAGAGATCAAAGAGCGCTTGAAGCTCGGAACCGGCGATTTGATGCTGCTCGGCTACGGCAAGGCAAGCGAAGCTCAAGAAATGATGGGCCGCGTCCGCCTCGCACTCTACACCGAACTGGAAGAACGCAACTTGCGCGTGACCCGCAGCGTCCTCGCCCCGAACTTCCTCTGGATCGTCGACTTCCCGATGTTCGCCGCCAACGAGGAAACCGGCCAACTCGAAACGGTCCACCATCCGTTCACCACCGCCCACCCCGAAGACATGCACAAACTAAGATCCAAACAGGACCTCGCCTCGATCCGCTCGCAATCGTTCGACCTGGTCTGGAACGGGATGGAAATTGGCGGCGGATCGGTTCGAATTCACGAAGCCGCCCTGCAGCGAATGGTCCTGGCCGACATTCTACAAATCGAGCACTCGCACCTGCAGCACCTGTTGGACGCGCTCGAGTCGGGATGTCCACCGCACGGCGGATTCGCCATCGGGCTGGATCGGTACATTTCGTTGATTTGTCGAGCAAAGTCGATTCGGGAGGTGATTGCGTTTCCGAAGACCATCAACGGGAAGGATCCGCTGTCGAAGGCGCCGGTTCGGATTACCGACGAGGAGAAGCGGCTGTACCACATAAGGACGGTGGATGTGGGAGAGGGGGAGGGAGAGGAAGAAGAGAAGGTTGAATCGTAG
- the LOC120413863 gene encoding aspartate--tRNA ligase, mitochondrial isoform X2 produces MEDVKRRRLSLGNQLARSSPKKVSCSKLNTGSVGDLVLIEGDVVESRDSGRCLDIVDTTGSVRLTAPNSLRTQLAKMHRTDRVTVVGRVRARPDPERSEGERTGDIEVLVERILGMGRDSINLAEGGYAKVEWPEGLSALDVTEQERGKCSSESILEYFRRREYTCAVFRRHDIGRQVHLVGWLEDGGHLPDRMMLRDSYGAIQLRVSTIPEEHRNGIPENAVILATGTIRARPTMAKGLPTGTVEVYVDELEVLDPNKPYENPVSTRRLNINRFTDRTHNCGQLRASHAGQKVTLCGWLEYVRMNMFFTLRDGYGSTQVVVPEAVTNTVKLDGIPFESILKVTGTVVKRPYGQENGQQATGEIEVIMDSVEVLNPARSRLPIDIQEHNQAKEFLRIEHRYIDLRSAKLQHNLRLRSQIIMKMREFMINRCGFIEVETPTLFRRTPGGAQEFVVPTRKPDHFYSLVQSPQQFKQMLMSGAIDRYFQVARCYRDEATRPDRQPEFTQLDLELSFTDRHQIMSLVEGILDASWPSQLHPLQLPFPRMTYQEAMSRYGCDKPDTRFGLDLRDLSTILSSNEKMRHGVATPDFGAFAIVAKPPNGNPKTFKTALTKVLKEYPRCKFAVSVVSDSWTESSIVNLFGVRETAEIKERLKLGTGDLMLLGYGKASEAQEMMGRVRLALYTELEERNLRVTRSVLAPNFLWIVDFPMFAANEETGQLETVHHPFTTAHPEDMHKLRSKQDLASIRSQSFDLVWNGMEIGGGSVRIHEAALQRMVLADILQIEHSHLQHLLDALESGCPPHGGFAIGLDRYISLICRAKSIREVIAFPKTINGKDPLSKAPVRITDEEKRLYHIRTVDVGEGEGEEEEKVES; encoded by the coding sequence ATGGAGGACGTCAAGCGGCGCCGGTTGTCGCTGGGGAACCAGCTGGCGCGATCCTCGCCGAAGAAGGTCTCGTGCAGCAAACTGAATACGGGTAGCGTGGGCGATTTGGTGCTGATCGAGGGCGATGTGGTGGAATCGCGCGACTCGGGCCGGTGCCTGGACATTGTGGACACGACGGGGTCGGTCCGGCTGACGGCGCCGAATTCGCTGCGGACGCAGCTCGCGAAGATGCACCGGACGGATCGGGTTACGGTGGTGGGGCGGGTGCGGGCCAGGCCGGATCCGGAGCGGAGCGAGGGGGAGCGGACGGGGGACATTGAGGTGCTGGTGGAGCGGATCTTGGGGATGGGGAGGGATTCGATTAATTTGGCGGAGGGGGGGTACGCGAAGGTGGAGTGGCCCGAGGGGTTGTCGGCGCTGGATGTGACGGAGCAGGAGCGCGGCAAGTGCTCGTCGGAGagtattttggagtattttcggCGGAGGGAGTACACTTGCGCGGTGTTCCGGCGGCACGATATTGGGCGGCAGGTGCACTTGGTTGGGTGGTTGGAGGATGGGGGTCATCTGCCGGATCGGATGATGTTGCGGGATAGTTATGGGGCGATTCAGCTGAGGGTTAGCACGATTCCGGAGGAGCACAGGAACGGGATTCCGGAAAATGCTGTGATTCTGGCGACTGGGACGATTCGGGCACGGCCGACAATGGCAAAGGGTCTGCCAACGGGAACCGTTGAGGTTTACGTGGACGAGCTGGAGGTGCTGGATCCGAACAAACCTTACGAGAATCCGGTTTCGACGCGTCGACTCAACATAAACCGTTTTACGGACCGAACCCACAATTGCGGGCAACTCCGCGCGAGTCACGCTGGCCAGAAGGTCACGCTGTGCGGTTGGCTCGAGTATGTTCGGATGAACATGTTCTTCACGCTGCGCGACGGCTACGGATCGACGCAGGTCGTCGTGCCGGAAGCGGTCACCAACACGGTCAAGCTGGACGGAATCCCCTTCGAGAGCATCCTCAAAGTGACCGGAACGGTCGTGAAGCGTCCGTACGGACAGGAGAATGGGCAGCAAGCGACGGGCGAGATCGAGGTCATTATGGACAGCGTTGAAGTGTTGAATCCGGCACGATCGCGTCTCCCGATCGACATCCAGGAGCACAACCAAGCCAAAGAGTTCCTCCGGATCGAGCACCGGTACATCGACCTGCGTTCCGCCAAACTCCAGCACAATCTTCGCCTCCGCTCGCAGATCATCATGAAGATGCGCGAGTTCATGATCAACCGGTGCGGCTTCATAGAGGTCGAAACGCCGACCCTGTTCCGGCGAACTCCCGGCGGTGCCCAGGAATTCGTCGTTCCAACCCGCAAACCGGACCACTTTTACTCGCTCGTCCAGAGTCCGCAGCAGTTCAAGCAGATGCTCATGTCCGGAGCGATCGATCGGTACTTCCAGGTGGCACGCTGCTACCGCGACGAAGCGACCCGCCCGGACCGTCAACCCGAGTTCACCCAACTCGACCTGGAGCTGTCCTTCACGGACCGCCACCAAATCATGTCCCTCGTCGAAGGCATCCTCGACGCGTCCTGGCCAAGTCAACTCCACCCCCTCCAACTGCCCTTCCCCCGGATGACCTACCAGGAGGCCATGTCCCGGTACGGCTGCGACAAACCCGACACCCGATTCGGTCTGGATCTGCGCGATCTCTCAACAATCCTCTCGTCCAACGAAAAAATGCGCCACGGCGTCGCCACCCCAGATTTCGGCGCCTTCGCCATCGTGGCCAAACCGCCCAACGGAAATCCGAAAACCTTCAAGACGGCGCTCACCAAAGTGCTCAAGGAGTACCCGCGGTGCAAGTTCGCCGTCAGTGTCGTGTCCGACAGCTGGACCGAGTCGTCGATCGTGAACCTGTTCGGAGTGCGCGAAACCGCAGAGATCAAAGAGCGCTTGAAGCTCGGAACCGGCGATTTGATGCTGCTCGGCTACGGCAAGGCAAGCGAAGCTCAAGAAATGATGGGCCGCGTCCGCCTCGCACTCTACACCGAACTGGAAGAACGCAACTTGCGCGTGACCCGCAGCGTCCTCGCCCCGAACTTCCTCTGGATCGTCGACTTCCCGATGTTCGCCGCCAACGAGGAAACCGGCCAACTCGAAACGGTCCACCATCCGTTCACCACCGCCCACCCCGAAGACATGCACAAACTAAGATCCAAACAGGACCTCGCCTCGATCCGCTCGCAATCGTTCGACCTGGTCTGGAACGGGATGGAAATTGGCGGCGGATCGGTTCGAATTCACGAAGCCGCCCTGCAGCGAATGGTCCTGGCCGACATTCTACAAATCGAGCACTCGCACCTGCAGCACCTGTTGGACGCGCTCGAGTCGGGATGTCCACCGCACGGCGGATTCGCCATCGGGCTGGATCGGTACATTTCGTTGATTTGTCGAGCAAAGTCGATTCGGGAGGTGATTGCGTTTCCGAAGACCATCAACGGGAAGGATCCGCTGTCGAAGGCGCCGGTTCGGATTACCGACGAGGAGAAGCGGCTGTACCACATAAGGACGGTGGATGTGGGAGAGGGGGAGGGAGAGGAAGAAGAGAAGGTTGAATCGTAG